In the genome of Synechococcus sp. CB0101, the window CTGCCCGTTGATCACCGGCTACGGCAAAACGATCATGGCCGAGTTCAATTACGACGCCCAGCCCGAGCCGTCTTTCCCCCTCGATCCCACCAAGGAGCGCTGGAGCATGTGGGTGATGAAGACCACCATCTTGCCGTGGGTGTATTGGAACCGAATGCTGAAAGGCGCTGATCACGAGAAGCGCTTCATCCCCGGCGTGAAGCACTGATCGCCAGGCTCGCCTGGATGCACGACCATGGTTGAGACCATGGCCTTGCGTGATCTGCGATGACACCAGCTCAAACCACAGATCTTCTGGTGATCGCCGCTAGCAACGGTGAGAACCTCAAGTTGGCCGAGCGGTTTGCAGCGGCAGGTCGTGCGCAGGGCCTCTCCGCTGCCGTCGTGGATCTCACCACTTTGGATCTGCCCCTGTTCACGCCACGCGCCATGGCCGCCGGCACTCCCGATGGCGTGGCTGCGCTGCAGGCCCAACTCAATGCGGCACCCCGCTGGGTGATCTGCGCGCCGGAATACAACGGCTCGATTCCACCGGTCCTCACCAGCGCGATTGCCTGGTTGTCGGTGCAAGGAGACGACTTTCGCGCCTTGTTCAACGGCCGGCCGGTAGCGATCGCCACCCACTCCGGCGGGGGTGGTCACACGTTGATGGCGGCCCTGCGGTTGCAGTTGGCCCA includes:
- a CDS encoding NADPH-dependent FMN reductase, whose amino-acid sequence is MTPAQTTDLLVIAASNGENLKLAERFAAAGRAQGLSAAVVDLTTLDLPLFTPRAMAAGTPDGVAALQAQLNAAPRWVICAPEYNGSIPPVLTSAIAWLSVQGDDFRALFNGRPVAIATHSGGGGHTLMAALRLQLAHLGAHVVGRQLVSNASQGASDATINDLLQRLQRLQPLPV